The proteins below are encoded in one region of Micromonospora yangpuensis:
- a CDS encoding DUF1996 domain-containing protein — MRLTDRGGSARPRRFAALGVTLLTVVAAGVLTGRSPVDAQAGTDTPAGSHADHGHLLSPEQEAAALALQSALRGTGAQAAPDGTGVQAAADGTGVQAAADGAGGQAGPVGGPAAQAAPVRGSEFRADCASKGRGPDDPIVRPGQPGASHVHEFFGNTTTNAYTNLASLINGGTNCNPQADRSAYWVPTLYQYGVPVAPEHVTVYYQGITDRLNVKPYPQGLKMLVGNPLATSPEANPAARWSCRGYPQSSRDFPTCPAGSRLETYLDFPTCWDGRNLDSADHRGHLAFGLGGIGGTCPTSHPTPLPRLELLITYPVHGGGLTLAGTRNGANVTDAPGHTFHGDFINAWDVEALRFRVQNCIVAGYVCGNDGQWIQQ; from the coding sequence ATGCGGCTCACCGACCGGGGCGGCAGCGCCCGCCCGCGCCGCTTCGCCGCGCTCGGCGTCACCCTGCTGACCGTGGTCGCCGCCGGCGTGCTGACCGGCCGCAGCCCGGTCGACGCCCAGGCCGGCACCGACACCCCCGCCGGCAGCCACGCCGACCACGGACACCTGCTCAGCCCCGAGCAGGAAGCCGCCGCGCTGGCCCTGCAGAGCGCCCTACGCGGCACCGGAGCCCAGGCCGCCCCGGACGGCACCGGGGTCCAGGCCGCCGCGGACGGCACCGGGGTCCAGGCCGCCGCGGACGGCGCCGGGGGCCAGGCCGGCCCGGTCGGCGGTCCGGCGGCCCAGGCAGCGCCGGTGCGGGGCTCCGAGTTCCGGGCCGACTGCGCGAGCAAGGGACGCGGACCGGACGACCCGATCGTGCGACCCGGCCAGCCGGGTGCGTCGCACGTGCACGAGTTCTTCGGCAACACGACCACCAACGCCTACACCAACCTGGCGTCGCTGATCAACGGCGGGACCAACTGCAACCCGCAGGCCGACCGGTCCGCGTACTGGGTGCCGACGCTGTACCAGTACGGCGTGCCGGTCGCCCCGGAACACGTCACGGTCTACTACCAGGGCATCACCGACCGGCTGAACGTCAAGCCGTACCCGCAGGGGTTGAAGATGCTGGTGGGCAACCCCCTGGCCACCTCGCCCGAGGCCAACCCGGCGGCCCGGTGGTCCTGCCGGGGCTACCCGCAGTCCAGCCGCGACTTCCCCACCTGCCCGGCCGGCTCCAGGCTGGAGACCTATCTCGACTTCCCGACCTGCTGGGACGGACGGAACCTGGACAGCGCCGACCACCGCGGCCACCTGGCGTTCGGCCTCGGCGGAATCGGTGGCACCTGCCCGACCAGCCACCCGACGCCACTGCCCCGGCTGGAACTGCTCATCACGTATCCGGTCCATGGCGGCGGACTGACCCTGGCCGGCACCCGCAACGGGGCCAACGTGACCGACGCCCCCGGCCACACCTTCCACGGCGACTTCATCAACGCCTGGGACGTCGAGGCGCTGCGGTTCCGGGTGCAGAACTGCATAGTCGCCGGCTACGTCTGCGGCAACGACGGGCAGTGGATCCAGCAGTGA